In Deltaproteobacteria bacterium, the sequence TCGGGATGATGCAGAAAATCTTTGACGGCATCGAAAAAAAGTTCGCGAAAATATCTCACTTCTTTTCCTTTGAGTTCCCATTGGGAAGCTTTGGCGTAAGTTTTGAGACCAAACCGGAGTTGGCGCATTTTTTGTATAATCAAAATACTGTTGAAGATGCGCTTGCTTGTTTTAAAAGAAAAAAGGGTCTTCTTTAAAACTCGCTCCAATAGACGGTCAAAATCACTGTAATCACCTCGCGTGACATGCTTGATCTGTTTCCAATATGCCTCCGGAACATAAAGATCGTAACGCATTTCCCAATAGATGTGCGAGATGGAACGGTTTGGGTAACTCACAATCATTTTGTACGGGACAAAATAATTATGGGCGATGCAATCGGCGGCAAGGTGGGTGAGATATCCCCACGCGGCGGCGCGCTCCATGTCGGTTTGCGCCTCCTCCAAAATTAGTTTTCCCATCGACCAGTTGTGACAATGATGGATTGCCCCCGCATATTTTTTGCCGACAACAATATCGGGGCTGACACTGCCGTAGATAAATTCATCGCGGTAAGTTTGCAGAAGACTCCGAAGCAGAGGCAAAACCCATGCGCCATGCTGTAAAACGGTCAGCGCAATATCCAAATGGGTTCCGGGACCCCAGGCAAAGGCGATGGAAGGTGCAATAAAAAGAGCTAGCAATGTGAGATAGACAAGCATAGAGGGAGTGTTGAAGAATGCTTTTCTGTCATCCCTGCGAAGCTTGTCCCTGCGAGCAGTAGGCAGGGAGCAGGGATCCAGTCTTTTTCAGCTTTTCTGGATTCCCGCCGGAGTTTACCCCGTACCGCGATACGGGGCGGGAATGACATTTTTCAATATATCCATAGTAACAGCGAAAACCATATGTCAGATATCCAAAAAATTGTACAAGATTTAAAAAATAATCTCCAATATCAGGAACGCCATTTGGGTCTTACAGGGGTTGTCGGGGAAAAAACTGGAAAAAAACCTGTTGAAAATCCGATTTCTAATCCCAACGAAACTCTGGAAGATATCCGCAAAGATATCGGCGATTGCAAACGCTGTCGTCTCTGTGAACAAAGAACCAATATTGTTTTTGGTGTTGGTAATTCTAAGACAAAACTTATGTTTGTTGGTGAAGGTCCGGGGCGTGATGAAGACAAACAAGGCGAACCTTTTGTCGGGCGCGCCGGTCAGTTGTTAAATAAAATTATCGAAGCGATGGGAATGAAGAGGGAAGATGTCTATATTTCAAATATTGTTATGTGTAGGCCTCCGGAGAATAGAGCTCCACTGCCGGACGAGGCGGCAACGTGCATCCCCTTTCTGGAAAGAAAAATTGCCGTCATCAAACCAAAAGTGATTATCTGCTTGGGTTCGGTTGCAATGCAATTTCTGCTTCGCACGGAAAGAAAAATTTCTACGGTCCGGGGCGTATGGCAGGAATATCAAGGCATCAAAGTCATGCCCACCTATCACCCCGCATTTTTACTCCGCAACCCCAACATGAAGCGCCCCGTATGGGAAGACATGCAAGAGGTGATGCGTCATCTACAAGAAACAAAGTGACGGGGCCGTTGAAAAAT encodes:
- a CDS encoding zinc dependent phospholipase C family protein; this encodes MLVYLTLLALFIAPSIAFAWGPGTHLDIALTVLQHGAWVLPLLRSLLQTYRDEFIYGSVSPDIVVGKKYAGAIHHCHNWSMGKLILEEAQTDMERAAAWGYLTHLAADCIAHNYFVPYKMIVSYPNRSISHIYWEMRYDLYVPEAYWKQIKHVTRGDYSDFDRLLERVLKKTLFSFKTSKRIFNSILIIQKMRQLRFGLKTYAKASQWELKGKEVRYFRELFFDAVKDFLHHPEEAKCLKADPAGLRKLLYANEMRAQLKRAESEGVNQKQIQKFIETIRQKLEKGLFDPTITLPSIQDL
- a CDS encoding uracil-DNA glycosylase gives rise to the protein MSDIQKIVQDLKNNLQYQERHLGLTGVVGEKTGKKPVENPISNPNETLEDIRKDIGDCKRCRLCEQRTNIVFGVGNSKTKLMFVGEGPGRDEDKQGEPFVGRAGQLLNKIIEAMGMKREDVYISNIVMCRPPENRAPLPDEAATCIPFLERKIAVIKPKVIICLGSVAMQFLLRTERKISTVRGVWQEYQGIKVMPTYHPAFLLRNPNMKRPVWEDMQEVMRHLQETK